A section of the Metabacillus endolithicus genome encodes:
- a CDS encoding EAL domain-containing protein, translating to MLKIGRLPTITLFVSVFTYCILKICIDHILLESIVLSFIQIIVGIISCVWLIKAYKSISNKRKYFWFILGIGVSLTITSNILWLIHQMFEKTTSFPDSSYFIWLLGYIFYLSALIYKVREISLVVSTSSYLFNIVVFMLTATAVSAHYLIRPNILNSESLLIIITNIAYPIISLSILFVITILYYLIQQDKQEENVFLYIIIGFSLQVIADSYYAYQTTMKTYQPGSMSDFLWVLSNLFIGIGGYYAKNNSEEPKFKIMNPFDRRESIFPYLSVIVLIVLVTHSYDWKLNLLSIGLVIVMMLVIVRQLRVLNKNKKLMEEYKFLAYQDPLTGLNNRASFQEDLSERLNHATNKSMAVLLLDLDRFKVINDTLGHYHGDHVLIKTAERLRDALDNSAEIYRLGGDEFVIIVSEGLEEQCSMIAHRILNEFTQPFRIDEHEIIVTPSIGISRYPDHGDNGEDLLKNADVAMYLAKENGKNSFKFYNTELEKINTRKMKIENELRSAIKKNQFSLSYQPKVDLETNMINGMEALLRWNHPELGMISPVEFIPIAEETGQIISIGQWVLKTACKQSKTWQEKGYPSLCVSINVSVRQLKNKDFIDMVSQALKESKLEPQFLELEITESIMQDINVSIHILNRLRKLGIKISIDDFGTGYSSLHVLQQLPIDTIKIDKSFINNPDDHNQRMMIKTIIDLGNNMNLNVVAEGIEKENQLRILLENGCKIGQGYLFSQAVNAIQFEKKFLEKIS from the coding sequence ATGTTAAAGATTGGACGATTACCTACAATCACACTGTTTGTATCCGTTTTCACATATTGCATCTTAAAAATTTGTATTGATCATATTTTGCTAGAATCTATTGTACTTTCTTTCATACAAATTATTGTAGGAATCATTAGCTGTGTTTGGCTCATAAAAGCGTATAAAAGTATAAGTAATAAAAGAAAATACTTTTGGTTTATATTAGGAATCGGAGTAAGTCTGACAATAACATCAAATATTTTATGGTTGATCCATCAAATGTTTGAGAAAACAACATCGTTTCCTGATTCCTCTTATTTCATCTGGCTTTTAGGCTATATTTTCTATTTATCAGCCTTAATTTATAAAGTAAGAGAAATTAGTCTTGTTGTTTCAACTAGCTCTTACTTATTCAATATCGTTGTTTTTATGTTAACTGCAACAGCTGTTAGTGCGCACTATTTAATTAGACCTAATATCTTAAATTCAGAGTCTCTTTTAATTATTATCACAAATATTGCCTATCCTATTATAAGTTTAAGTATATTATTTGTTATAACGATTCTTTACTATTTAATTCAGCAAGATAAACAAGAAGAAAATGTGTTTTTATATATTATTATTGGGTTCTCTTTGCAAGTTATAGCTGATTCTTATTATGCTTATCAAACAACGATGAAAACATATCAGCCTGGAAGTATGTCAGACTTTTTATGGGTGCTGTCGAATTTGTTCATAGGAATTGGCGGGTATTACGCTAAAAATAATAGTGAAGAACCAAAATTTAAGATAATGAATCCATTTGATAGAAGGGAGAGTATATTCCCATATTTAAGTGTAATAGTGCTTATTGTATTAGTAACACATAGTTATGATTGGAAACTAAATCTCCTTAGCATTGGATTAGTTATTGTTATGATGCTGGTTATAGTTCGCCAACTAAGAGTTTTAAATAAAAATAAAAAACTTATGGAAGAGTATAAGTTTTTAGCATATCAGGATCCACTAACTGGTTTAAATAATCGAGCTAGCTTTCAAGAGGATTTAAGTGAAAGATTGAATCATGCTACTAATAAAAGCATGGCTGTCTTATTATTAGACCTTGATCGATTTAAGGTAATAAATGATACACTTGGTCATTATCACGGAGATCACGTTTTAATAAAAACAGCAGAACGACTTCGCGACGCTTTAGATAATTCTGCTGAAATTTATAGACTAGGTGGGGACGAGTTTGTCATCATCGTTTCTGAAGGTTTAGAAGAACAATGTTCAATGATAGCTCACAGGATATTGAATGAATTTACCCAACCATTTCGAATTGATGAACATGAAATTATCGTCACACCAAGTATAGGGATTAGTAGATATCCTGATCATGGAGATAATGGGGAGGACCTTCTTAAAAATGCTGATGTTGCCATGTATCTAGCGAAGGAAAATGGGAAAAACAGCTTTAAATTTTATAACACGGAACTAGAAAAAATCAATACTAGAAAAATGAAAATAGAAAATGAACTGCGAAGTGCAATCAAAAAAAATCAATTTTCTCTTTCTTATCAGCCAAAGGTAGATTTAGAGACTAATATGATTAATGGAATGGAGGCGTTGCTGCGTTGGAACCATCCTGAATTAGGGATGATTTCTCCTGTTGAATTTATTCCGATTGCGGAAGAAACTGGACAAATTATCTCTATTGGACAATGGGTACTAAAGACAGCATGTAAGCAAAGTAAAACATGGCAGGAAAAAGGCTATCCGTCTTTATGTGTTTCAATCAATGTTTCTGTAAGGCAACTTAAAAATAAAGATTTTATTGATATGGTAAGTCAAGCTTTGAAAGAGTCCAAGCTAGAGCCACAATTTTTAGAATTAGAAATTACAGAAAGCATTATGCAAGACATAAATGTTAGTATTCATATTTTGAATCGTCTTAGAAAGTTGGGGATTAAAATTTCTATAGATGATTTTGGAACTGGATACTCCTCCTTACATGTGCTTCAGCAGCTACCGATCGATACAATAAAAATTGATAAGTCTTTTATCAATAATCCAGACGATCATAACCAACGGATGATGATTAAAACTATTATTGATTTGGGAAACAACATGAATCTAAATGTTGTTGCTGAGGGAATAGAGAAGGAAAATCAATTAAGAATATTACTTGAAAATGGTTGTAAAATTGGACAAGGCTACCTCTTTTCACAAGCAGTTAATGCGATTCAGTTTGAAAAGAAATTTTTAGAGAAAATATCATAA